The following proteins are encoded in a genomic region of Nicoliella spurrieriana:
- the walK gene encoding cell wall metabolism sensor histidine kinase WalK, producing the protein MNKRFKFFQSIDFKMALVFVLMLLITLEIVGGVFVTQLEKRNVQTFENQLQLPTYVNNSLTTQLAKNDTQKADTMIRSLLSDVDNSGDDQVQVVDSKGIIRGTNQVNNQSIVGQKSVDSGIKDAIHNNKTVTKTIQPDNNKYFIKITPLLRSQNGDVVGAVYIKASLNPVYTTINNITVIYLAAAAIAVLLGILMSIVISRAITRPIDEMKKQTLQIARGDYSGQVQVYGRDELGQLAMAVNNLSVKVEESQESTESERRRLDSVLSNMTDGVLATDRRGNIIIANYEAAKFLDTTEDRIIGHSIMDVLEIQDDYTLRQLLEQPEEISLDYTHEGRDLILHAHFTSIQRESGFISGLVCVLRDVTEQQKIDRDRKQFVSNVSHELRTPLTSVHSYIEALQDGAWQDKEIAPRFLKVAQDETDRMIRMINDLLTLSRMDSGTQKINKEMINLNELFNYILNQFDMIIKNGNKTEKGIDTNKHYQIVRKFTTQTLWVEIDADRFTQVIDNIMNNAMKYSPDGGKITCSLYETHNQVILSISDQGLGIPKNAIDHIFDRFYRVDKARARAQGGTGLGLAISREVIESQGGRIWVKSEDGKGSTFFIALPYEPMEEDLWDEN; encoded by the coding sequence TTGAATAAGCGATTCAAGTTCTTTCAGTCAATTGATTTTAAAATGGCATTGGTATTCGTTTTGATGCTATTGATAACACTAGAAATTGTGGGTGGTGTATTTGTTACCCAGTTGGAAAAAAGAAACGTTCAAACGTTTGAAAATCAGCTCCAACTGCCGACCTACGTTAATAATTCACTAACGACTCAGCTAGCCAAGAATGACACTCAAAAAGCGGATACAATGATCCGGTCATTATTATCTGATGTTGATAATAGCGGTGATGACCAGGTCCAAGTAGTTGATAGTAAGGGGATTATTAGGGGCACTAACCAGGTCAATAATCAATCAATCGTGGGGCAGAAATCGGTTGATTCTGGAATTAAAGACGCTATTCATAATAACAAGACCGTTACGAAGACAATCCAACCCGATAATAACAAGTACTTTATTAAAATTACGCCACTTTTGCGCAGTCAAAATGGTGATGTAGTTGGAGCTGTCTACATTAAGGCAAGTTTAAATCCAGTTTATACTACGATTAATAATATTACCGTTATTTACCTAGCAGCGGCTGCAATTGCGGTTTTACTAGGGATTTTGATGTCAATTGTGATTTCACGGGCAATCACCAGACCAATTGATGAAATGAAGAAACAAACCTTACAAATTGCCCGTGGAGACTATTCAGGCCAGGTTCAAGTCTACGGAAGGGACGAATTGGGTCAGTTAGCAATGGCGGTTAATAACTTATCAGTTAAGGTCGAAGAGTCACAAGAATCGACTGAATCAGAACGGCGGCGGCTGGATTCAGTCTTATCTAACATGACTGATGGGGTGTTAGCCACTGACCGGCGCGGAAATATTATCATTGCTAATTACGAGGCGGCTAAGTTTTTAGATACTACTGAGGATCGTATCATTGGGCATTCAATTATGGATGTGTTAGAAATTCAAGATGACTATACGCTTCGCCAGCTATTGGAACAACCAGAGGAGATTTCGCTTGATTACACCCATGAAGGGCGTGATTTAATTTTGCATGCTCATTTCACCTCAATTCAAAGGGAATCCGGATTTATTAGTGGGTTAGTTTGTGTGCTCCGTGATGTCACTGAACAACAAAAAATTGATCGGGATCGCAAACAATTTGTGTCGAATGTTTCCCATGAATTAAGAACCCCGTTGACCAGTGTGCATTCCTATATTGAGGCCCTGCAAGATGGAGCTTGGCAGGATAAGGAAATTGCGCCACGGTTCTTAAAGGTTGCTCAGGATGAAACGGATCGGATGATTCGGATGATTAACGACTTATTGACGCTGTCTAGAATGGATTCTGGAACGCAAAAAATTAATAAGGAAATGATTAATTTAAACGAATTATTCAACTATATTTTGAATCAGTTTGATATGATCATTAAAAATGGAAATAAGACTGAAAAGGGAATTGACACCAACAAGCACTATCAAATCGTTCGGAAGTTCACAACTCAGACACTCTGGGTCGAAATTGATGCGGATCGATTTACCCAGGTGATTGATAATATTATGAATAATGCCATGAAGTATTCTCCCGATGGTGGTAAAATTACCTGTTCACTATACGAAACCCATAATCAGGTCATTTTGAGCATTTCAGACCAGGGACTGGGAATCCCAAAGAATGCGATCGATCACATTTTTGATCGTTTTTACCGGGTTGATAAGGCCCGTGCTAGGGCTCAAGGTGGGACTGGACTGGGACTAGCAATTTCACGAGAGGTAATTGAATCCCAAGGTGGTCGGATTTGGGTTAAAAGTGAAGATGGTAAGGGTTCGACATTCTTTATTGCGCTCCCTTATGAACCGATGGAGGAGGATTTATGGGATGAGAATTAA
- a CDS encoding MBL fold metallo-hydrolase — protein sequence MNDDSNLMRVAILSSGSSGNVAYIQTNQHQILLDAGLSGIKIRKLLKQIDRSVDDIDMLFISHEHSDHSRGMGVLARRCPKMQVFANQETWDALPSSIGKIPESQRNLFPVGTIQTFGELTVQSFGVSHDAASEQCYLFKCGQKRFVLITDTGYISETIQHHIQNSSAFALECNYDVEMLMNGPYPWPLKQRIICDTGHMSNEDEGEILAKVIGNATKAVFLTHRSHHNNTRLVAHQTIEEILTNRGFNVEHDFHLYDTDVCKPTKLINL from the coding sequence ATGAATGATGATTCAAACTTAATGCGCGTCGCCATTCTTTCTAGCGGGAGCTCTGGGAACGTCGCATATATTCAAACTAACCAGCATCAAATTCTTTTGGATGCTGGTTTAAGTGGCATTAAAATTAGAAAATTACTTAAACAAATTGATCGCTCAGTTGATGATATCGACATGCTATTTATTTCCCATGAACATTCTGACCATTCTAGAGGGATGGGGGTCCTTGCTAGGCGCTGTCCTAAAATGCAGGTGTTTGCTAATCAAGAGACTTGGGATGCATTGCCCAGTTCAATTGGTAAGATTCCAGAATCCCAACGGAATCTGTTTCCGGTTGGGACGATCCAAACGTTTGGTGAACTAACTGTCCAGAGTTTTGGGGTTTCACATGATGCTGCATCTGAACAGTGTTACCTATTTAAATGCGGTCAGAAACGGTTTGTGCTGATTACTGATACTGGGTACATTTCAGAGACGATTCAACACCACATTCAAAATTCATCTGCGTTTGCACTAGAATGTAACTACGATGTTGAAATGTTAATGAATGGACCCTATCCGTGGCCACTAAAGCAACGAATTATTTGTGACACGGGTCATATGTCAAACGAAGATGAGGGTGAAATTTTAGCAAAGGTGATTGGTAATGCTACTAAGGCGGTGTTTCTTACCCACCGCAGTCACCACAATAACACACGACTAGTTGCCCATCAGACGATTGAAGAAATTTTAACTAACCGTGGATTTAACGTTGAACATGATTTTCATCTATATGATACCGATGTTTGTAAACCCACGAAATTAATAAACTTATAA
- the yycF gene encoding response regulator YycF, producing MKKILVVDDEKPITDIEKFNLVKEGYDVSVAYDGEEALEKVDEENPDLIILDLMLPKVDGLEVARQVRKNHDTPIIMVTAKDSELDKVLGLELGADDYVTKPFSNRELVARVKANLRRQTASDNAADDDNQDIRIGDLIIHPQAYSVTKRGESIELTHREFELLHYLAQHIGQVMTREHLLQTVWGYDYFGDVRTVDVTVRRLREKIEDNPSHPVWLVTRRGVGYYLRNSENE from the coding sequence ATGAAAAAAATACTTGTAGTAGACGACGAAAAGCCGATCACTGATATTGAGAAATTTAATTTAGTCAAGGAGGGCTACGATGTCTCAGTAGCCTATGATGGAGAAGAAGCACTTGAAAAGGTGGATGAAGAAAATCCAGATTTAATTATTTTGGATTTAATGTTACCTAAGGTTGACGGGCTAGAAGTTGCCCGTCAAGTTCGAAAAAACCACGATACACCCATTATCATGGTTACTGCAAAGGATTCGGAATTAGATAAAGTCTTGGGACTAGAACTGGGCGCTGATGATTATGTCACAAAGCCATTCTCGAATCGGGAGCTAGTTGCACGAGTTAAGGCAAACTTAAGACGGCAAACTGCTAGCGATAATGCTGCAGATGATGATAATCAAGACATTCGAATTGGTGATTTAATCATTCATCCACAAGCGTATTCAGTGACTAAGCGGGGGGAAAGTATCGAACTGACCCATCGTGAATTCGAATTATTACACTATTTAGCTCAACACATTGGTCAAGTAATGACCCGTGAACATTTATTACAAACCGTTTGGGGATACGACTACTTTGGTGATGTCCGGACGGTTGATGTAACCGTTAGGCGGTTGCGTGAAAAAATTGAAGATAATCCTAGTCATCCGGTATGGTTAGTAACCCGTCGTGGAGTTGGTTACTACCTTAGAAACTCTGAAAATGAGTAA
- a CDS encoding YycH family regulatory protein: MRINRLVRYLLPLLLTASVIISIILSASLWLNPSHYKNNASSSSGTNIKSQLNSKPIYDVYAPTQLMHNDDDGNQHLLVNQSINLIGEIREDIQNFQDARIQSTSSNSENDYLKMLKRPNAYILNYSSAVSMSILNEFVNKRFSNFPNRKINRVVIPLNDSRHIYLLGDDDYKIYTVSVKQHSLSDLNEFLNTKMKRISVSFGMFNQRPLIYFKKNQKMPQYAYLVNVQQQNYYVIRLLGESQNFNVKHKKNGTVYNDQDSKQVTFYNNNDVKYVDERPKSIPSNLNQLLFSNYNALINSGVSLDNVKYFGYNEQKQIATYRGYVEGFPIFNNINSGSITMQVVDNSSLKYQFSMASLQIPVPSWVPDVKLPSTHAVLSKLKALGYKQSKINGIELGYSWQGSAKTNVLVNLIPTWYIRYGNTWINYNDISVNR, encoded by the coding sequence ATGAGAATTAATCGCTTAGTGAGGTATTTACTACCATTACTTTTAACTGCTTCAGTTATTATTAGTATTATTCTATCTGCCTCATTGTGGTTGAACCCTTCACACTATAAGAACAACGCTTCAAGTAGTTCCGGAACCAACATTAAGAGTCAGCTAAATAGTAAACCGATTTATGATGTGTATGCGCCCACTCAGTTGATGCATAATGATGATGATGGCAATCAACACCTATTAGTTAACCAATCAATTAACTTAATCGGTGAAATTCGTGAAGATATTCAAAATTTTCAGGATGCCCGGATTCAATCCACTTCATCTAATTCCGAAAATGATTATTTGAAGATGTTAAAGCGGCCGAATGCATACATCTTAAATTATTCGAGTGCGGTTTCGATGTCCATTTTAAATGAATTTGTGAATAAGCGTTTTAGCAATTTTCCTAATCGGAAGATTAACCGGGTGGTAATTCCGTTAAATGATTCTAGACACATTTATTTATTGGGTGACGATGATTATAAAATTTATACCGTTTCCGTGAAGCAGCATTCACTTAGTGATTTAAATGAATTTTTGAACACTAAGATGAAACGAATTAGCGTTTCATTTGGGATGTTTAATCAACGGCCGTTAATTTACTTTAAAAAGAATCAGAAAATGCCACAATATGCATATTTAGTGAACGTTCAACAACAAAACTACTATGTAATTCGACTACTGGGTGAATCACAAAACTTTAACGTTAAGCATAAAAAGAACGGAACGGTTTATAATGATCAAGATTCTAAGCAGGTTACGTTTTATAATAATAATGACGTTAAGTATGTCGATGAACGGCCAAAATCAATTCCAAGTAACTTAAATCAACTGTTATTTAGTAATTACAATGCATTGATCAATTCAGGAGTATCGTTAGATAATGTTAAGTATTTTGGTTATAACGAACAAAAACAAATCGCTACTTATCGGGGCTATGTTGAAGGCTTCCCTATTTTTAATAATATCAACTCGGGTTCGATTACGATGCAGGTAGTTGATAATTCGTCACTGAAGTATCAATTTTCAATGGCTAGTTTACAAATTCCAGTTCCAAGTTGGGTGCCAGACGTTAAATTACCAAGCACGCACGCGGTGTTAAGTAAATTGAAGGCGCTTGGCTATAAGCAAAGTAAGATTAATGGAATTGAGCTTGGCTACAGTTGGCAGGGGAGTGCTAAAACGAATGTTTTGGTGAACTTAATTCCTACTTGGTATATTCGATATGGTAATACTTGGATCAACTACAATGATATTTCAGTCAATCGGTAA
- a CDS encoding two-component system regulatory protein YycI: protein MNFRRIQIIFLITFVIIDIMLFSIFNQNMNPQSQDDGSGNSNIIKEMRNDQITLKTPAKNNGTGYYLSGNRNDTFNQEASLLENQTTKFSNHVLQSTFKRPIAMYSSHPEEKLNQLIKSSSFVINGSQYQYNSQLSDSSTVVYVQKAFGSQLYSNFGEIRFKINDDDGDKRLVGYTQTYLTNLTTLREKAQTISEEQALSALYQYNEIPNSSKVEWTSLSYTRYITVKNNYIFIPTWIIAYKTANSSSYQIKCINAFSGSIINDDSVKTTIEDM, encoded by the coding sequence ATGAATTTTAGACGGATTCAAATCATTTTTCTAATCACATTTGTAATCATTGATATCATGCTATTCTCCATTTTTAACCAGAATATGAATCCCCAATCCCAAGATGATGGGTCTGGGAACTCTAATATCATTAAGGAAATGCGAAATGATCAAATTACGCTAAAGACCCCAGCTAAAAATAACGGGACTGGTTATTACCTCTCTGGAAATCGTAATGATACGTTTAACCAGGAGGCTAGTCTATTGGAAAATCAAACTACTAAATTCAGCAATCACGTCCTGCAGAGTACATTTAAGCGTCCGATTGCAATGTATTCATCCCATCCTGAGGAGAAGTTAAACCAACTCATCAAGAGTAGTTCGTTCGTTATCAACGGGAGTCAGTATCAATATAATAGTCAACTATCCGATAGTTCCACCGTGGTTTATGTCCAAAAGGCATTTGGTTCGCAGCTTTATTCTAACTTTGGTGAAATTCGCTTTAAAATTAATGATGATGACGGGGATAAAAGGTTAGTGGGGTACACGCAAACCTACCTAACGAACCTTACTACTTTACGTGAAAAAGCCCAGACCATTTCTGAAGAACAGGCATTGAGTGCGTTGTACCAATATAATGAAATTCCTAATAGTTCGAAGGTTGAATGGACTAGTTTGTCATATACGCGCTACATTACGGTTAAGAATAATTATATTTTTATTCCGACCTGGATTATTGCTTACAAAACGGCTAATTCCAGTAGCTATCAAATTAAATGTATCAACGCGTTCAGTGGCTCAATCATTAATGATGATAGTGTAAAAACAACAATTGAAGATATGTAA
- a CDS encoding LPXTG cell wall anchor domain-containing protein, producing the protein MKYNNFNLVVKQELRKKKLHQKRNVQLATGAVAGIGLFSIHIWGQSDNHAHADSIQSTETSFASTASSASSSSATVTNNSSSNNIDSQAASDAQSTEAAEQSASASASASASASAAASSSAALAAAASEASVKSSIASMAELQSATNTLSNPSDTSEQSVQHTVNIMGTDGTYHPYVVIGNNGAVVTLPNGQSVKINGTQLVDPKTNQGFNNQDNFNQGSFTPNYQSYTVTYRVRFVDQNNNPVANQYNNEAKDGYVDFNTRIHGYDGEPFRIYYQSQFGNQFQGFTPQQIGNQVDSNGMYFTAILNHGLANGNDVITMKGSLPSVKVRYYTVASNGVKTVFDPGDEQLLNGNSIDYTTPFNNYNQNNVKLTDYFTLPNDINDSTYKSNVDSNGNYTLDVQLVPKPIEQDIPVILRSTTASGSSGDIPATVHLSGTYGNQSNITVTADNINVNNGYINPLTNNSKPVIFSSRNTTLWATLGAKLNADNSMDYNSNNYSWTKDPQITWENTNNSNSNGVTPVLYYMPITSSDVVPVPHLTYDFKFWGPQNLDGSGYESDPTKTSNQFANAVNYRTYHWDLTGDKFAPLNTIYRMTSWNYTGFDKSDPNKPENNYVIQIVKDSNGNVVPKRLKIINMSGLAIELNNTNIDQSSNRRGITLQENISDIANENKDSKDVIHKVENGVDGYTIPKNMFNPSSSDTTPVFYPNGTRVLSEWNSGHLLNYHNGNYYYDDDTNYQNPVKLQYDDDNNQPTVTSSYSDPNKSYDIGSINNFAKQYPITLQYLNSGNNVNGTTVGGPLPLPNASTITSKTINAYTEDRIYYDPSSNAYYLERYGTDTDRGQNPSDIGVQKEKLFDAPAGWEYDLKTQNQYASNNYSQDSSKRGGLRTASWIVGDDADVPSANTQMHPYAPDHTDRTVAVYLNADKDSDHFVQINIPYINLTNGKQIYFQTLSDNDPKFDPNSFNISNYLPIQESPYGTLTLKDNPHVFDGYNRYIYIAADQFANVYPNNKSFTYYIYLLPYDPNDPSNVNYKYPFQVHYIDTSGNEIEAGTHDSPIVQGNRMDTVDSALRDNNYALWNYQNAGWSYVGYRLNTIDSQLNSQNDYQDKILNQSKNNGNPIFGSYTQLYIVLDNNNGSGSSSSANSSNSSSASSANSSASSSSNGSSTSSANSSASNSSNGSSASSANSSASSSSNGSSTSSANSSASSSSNSSSSSSANSSASSSSNSSSSSSANSSASSSSNNSSSSSANSSASNSSNGSSASSANSNSSASSNSSTSSAASSSATSSGSTVVSGATSYGHHQSSNASSNSVNSSASSNPSSSNSSSATSSSTSSGITTSSSSASSSSTSSASSSPSSSPSSSNTTNSGSSNTTTISKSSDEVEISTSSESTQLNAQRENELSNDNNQDADQLPQTGERNNRSALFGLMSLGVSAILIGEYFRKNKKRK; encoded by the coding sequence ATGAAGTACAATAACTTTAACCTAGTCGTTAAACAGGAACTCCGAAAAAAGAAATTGCACCAAAAAAGAAATGTTCAACTAGCAACGGGTGCGGTTGCTGGAATTGGGTTATTTAGTATTCACATTTGGGGTCAATCTGATAATCATGCCCATGCTGATAGTATTCAGTCCACCGAAACAAGTTTCGCTTCAACCGCCAGCAGCGCTTCCAGTTCAAGCGCTACTGTTACTAATAATAGTAGCAGTAATAATATCGATTCCCAAGCCGCTAGTGATGCTCAAAGTACTGAGGCTGCGGAACAATCTGCAAGCGCAAGTGCGAGTGCCAGCGCCAGTGCCAGCGCAGCAGCCAGTAGTTCTGCTGCGCTGGCAGCTGCAGCGAGTGAGGCAAGCGTTAAATCTAGCATCGCATCAATGGCTGAATTGCAATCAGCAACAAATACACTCAGCAATCCTAGTGACACATCCGAACAGTCCGTCCAACATACCGTTAATATCATGGGGACTGATGGAACTTACCATCCATACGTTGTGATTGGTAATAACGGAGCTGTTGTGACCCTTCCCAATGGTCAATCGGTTAAAATCAACGGTACCCAACTAGTTGATCCTAAAACTAACCAGGGATTTAATAACCAAGATAATTTTAATCAGGGTAGCTTTACCCCTAATTATCAGTCCTACACGGTTACCTATCGCGTTCGGTTCGTTGATCAAAATAATAATCCAGTGGCTAATCAATATAATAATGAAGCTAAGGATGGGTATGTAGATTTTAATACTCGAATTCATGGTTACGATGGAGAACCATTTAGAATATATTATCAATCACAATTTGGTAACCAATTTCAGGGATTCACCCCCCAACAAATTGGTAATCAAGTCGATTCCAATGGAATGTATTTTACTGCTATCTTAAATCATGGACTCGCTAATGGAAACGATGTCATTACCATGAAGGGCTCTTTACCATCCGTTAAGGTAAGGTACTATACCGTTGCTAGCAATGGTGTCAAAACAGTCTTTGATCCTGGAGATGAACAATTATTAAATGGTAATTCAATTGACTATACCACGCCATTTAATAATTATAATCAAAATAACGTTAAACTAACTGATTATTTCACGCTTCCTAACGATATAAATGATTCCACATACAAAAGCAATGTTGATTCGAATGGTAACTATACCCTCGATGTTCAATTGGTCCCAAAGCCAATCGAACAAGACATTCCAGTCATTTTAAGATCAACAACTGCTAGTGGTTCTTCAGGTGATATTCCAGCGACCGTCCATCTATCTGGGACTTACGGTAATCAAAGTAATATTACCGTGACTGCAGATAACATCAATGTTAACAATGGATATATCAATCCCCTTACTAACAATAGTAAACCCGTTATCTTTAGCAGCCGTAACACCACCCTTTGGGCCACATTGGGCGCTAAGTTAAATGCTGATAATTCAATGGATTATAATAGTAATAATTATAGTTGGACAAAGGATCCTCAGATTACATGGGAAAATACCAATAACTCAAATAGTAATGGAGTTACGCCGGTACTTTACTACATGCCAATTACCTCTTCAGATGTTGTTCCAGTCCCCCATTTAACCTATGACTTCAAGTTTTGGGGGCCACAGAATTTGGATGGTTCTGGTTATGAGTCTGATCCTACAAAAACCAGTAACCAATTTGCAAATGCTGTTAATTATCGGACCTACCATTGGGATTTAACTGGTGATAAGTTCGCCCCTTTAAACACCATTTATAGAATGACATCTTGGAATTATACTGGATTTGATAAAAGTGATCCTAATAAACCTGAAAATAATTATGTAATTCAAATCGTTAAGGACAGTAACGGCAACGTCGTCCCCAAACGATTAAAAATTATTAATATGTCTGGATTAGCAATTGAGTTAAACAATACTAACATCGATCAATCAAGCAACCGGAGGGGAATTACCCTTCAAGAAAACATCTCAGATATAGCTAATGAAAATAAGGATTCTAAGGATGTGATTCATAAAGTTGAAAATGGTGTTGATGGTTATACCATCCCTAAAAACATGTTCAACCCATCCAGTTCAGATACCACCCCAGTCTTTTATCCAAACGGAACTAGGGTATTAAGTGAGTGGAACTCTGGTCATTTATTAAACTATCATAATGGAAATTATTACTATGATGATGATACGAACTATCAAAATCCTGTTAAATTGCAATATGATGATGATAATAACCAGCCAACCGTAACTTCTAGTTACTCAGATCCTAATAAATCGTATGACATCGGGTCAATTAACAATTTTGCAAAACAATATCCAATTACCCTTCAATATTTAAACAGTGGTAATAACGTGAACGGAACCACCGTTGGTGGTCCCCTACCGCTACCCAACGCAAGTACAATTACCAGTAAAACAATCAATGCCTATACGGAAGATCGGATTTACTATGATCCTAGTAGTAATGCCTATTATTTGGAACGATATGGAACGGACACAGATCGGGGACAAAACCCTTCCGATATTGGCGTCCAAAAGGAAAAACTTTTCGATGCTCCCGCTGGTTGGGAGTACGATTTAAAAACCCAAAATCAATATGCTTCCAATAATTACAGCCAAGATAGTTCTAAACGGGGTGGATTAAGAACTGCTAGTTGGATCGTGGGTGACGATGCGGATGTTCCTAGCGCTAATACCCAAATGCATCCATATGCTCCTGATCATACTGATCGGACCGTTGCGGTTTATTTAAATGCGGATAAAGATAGTGATCATTTTGTTCAAATTAACATCCCATACATTAACCTCACCAATGGAAAGCAAATTTACTTCCAAACGCTATCGGATAATGATCCTAAATTTGATCCTAATTCATTTAATATTTCTAACTATTTACCAATCCAGGAATCACCATATGGAACATTAACTTTAAAGGATAATCCACACGTCTTCGATGGATATAATAGATATATTTACATTGCTGCTGATCAATTTGCTAACGTTTATCCTAACAACAAGTCATTTACTTACTATATTTATTTACTTCCTTATGATCCTAATGATCCTAGCAATGTTAATTACAAATATCCATTCCAAGTTCACTACATCGATACGAGTGGAAATGAAATTGAAGCTGGGACACATGATAGCCCGATTGTTCAAGGAAACCGAATGGATACCGTTGATAGTGCATTAAGGGATAATAACTATGCACTTTGGAACTATCAAAATGCAGGTTGGAGTTATGTTGGCTATCGATTAAATACAATTGATTCACAACTAAATTCACAAAATGATTATCAAGATAAAATTTTGAATCAATCCAAGAATAATGGTAATCCAATCTTTGGTAGCTACACCCAATTGTACATTGTATTGGACAATAATAATGGTAGTGGTAGTAGTTCATCTGCTAATAGTTCTAACAGTAGTAGTGCTTCATCTGCTAATAGCAGCGCTTCATCTAGTTCCAACGGTAGTAGTACTTCGTCTGCTAATAGCAGCGCTTCCAATAGTTCCAACGGCAGTAGTGCTTCATCTGCTAATAGCAGCGCTTCATCTAGTTCCAACGGTAGTAGTACTTCGTCTGCTAATAGCAGCGCTTCATCTAGTTCTAACAGTAGTAGCTCTTCATCTGCTAATAGCAGCGCTTCATCTAGTTCTAACAGTAGTAGCTCTTCATCTGCTAATAGCAGTGCTTCATCTAGTTCTAACAATAGTAGCTCTTCATCTGCTAATAGCAGCGCTTCCAATAGTTCAAACGGTAGTAGCGCTTCGTCTGCTAATAGTAACTCTTCCGCTAGCTCCAACAGTAGCACTTCGTCTGCTGCAAGCAGTTCAGCTACTAGTTCAGGAAGCACCGTTGTTAGTGGAGCTACTAGCTACGGACATCATCAAAGTAGTAACGCCTCTTCTAACTCTGTTAATAGTTCTGCATCATCAAACCCAAGTTCATCCAATAGCAGTAGTGCTACTTCCAGTTCAACTAGCAGCGGCATAACTACCTCAAGTAGTAGTGCTTCATCTAGTTCCACTAGCTCAGCTAGCAGTAGTCCATCTTCCAGCCCGTCTAGCAGTAACACTACGAATTCAGGCAGTAGCAATACGACTACTATCTCAAAATCAAGTGATGAAGTTGAAATTTCAACTAGTTCTGAAAGCACTCAACTGAACGCCCAACGGGAGAATGAATTGAGTAATGATAACAATCAGGATGCGGACCAGTTGCCACAAACCGGTGAACGTAATAATCGTTCAGCACTCTTTGGCTTAATGTCACTGGGCGTCTCAGCAATCTTAATTGGTGAATACTTCCGTAAAAATAAAAAACGTAAATAA